The following DNA comes from Pirellulales bacterium.
CGGTAGGAACACTCTCACACGCCTATGTGCGCGACTTGCCCGAAGTGCTGCGGGCGCCGGATTGCGTCGTGGTAAACGAAACCTTGGTGGTGCCAGCCCGCCTGGTGGGCAAGCGCGCTCTGACGGGCGGTGCCTGGGAAGGGCTGTTTCTGACCAGCGAGTCCGCGCGTCATTGGCGGCTGCTGGCCAAAACCCGCGGCAAACCGGTCGTGGGCGAGACGATCATGCTGACGAACAACGTGGGGCGTGACGACATTTCGCTGCGCCTGGTCGAGCGGCTGCCCGGCGGCGTGTGGGTTGTCGAGCCCGAGAGCGACGAGCCGACATTCGATTTGCTGGCCCGCGTGGGGCGCGTGCCGCTACCGCACTACATTCGCGGCGGCGAAATGACGGACGACGATCGGCAATCGTATCAAACGGTCTACGCGCGGCAGGCCGGCTCGGTCGCTGCGCCCACGGCGGGTCTGCATTTCAGCCAGCCGCTGCTCGCCCGGCTGGAAGAGTCAGGCGTGCGCATTTGCCGGCTGGTGCTGCATGTGGGCCTGGATACGTTTCGCCCGATCGCGGTCGACGCGCTTGATGAACACGCCATGCACAGCGAACGGGGCGAGGTGGATGCCGACGCGGTGGAGACGATTCGCGCCGCCCGCGCCGCAGGTGGACGAATCGTGGCCGTGGGAACCACCACCACCCGCGTGCTGGAAACCGCCGCACAAACGGGCGAGCTGCAACCGTGGAGCGGTTCGACCGATCTTTTCATCCGCCCGTCTTACAAGTTTCGCGCCATTGACGCGTTGATGACGAACTTTCATCTACCGCGCACGACGTTGCTGGTGCTGGTGCGCACGTTCGGCGGCGAAGAGCTGGTCATGCGCGCCTATGAGGAAGCCATCCGCGAACGCTACCGCTTCTATAGCTATGGCGATGCCATGTTGATCCTGTAAGAAGTGCGACGCACTGCGCGCGTTCGATGCCGATCGCACACCACGCGTCTTCGACGCGGCAAAAAGGAGCCGACAAAGTGTCTCAGCAGGTCGTGCCCGCACTGCGGATTACCAGTTACGAGCGCAGCAAGAAGTTTTATGTCGACGGGCTGGGCTTTCAGATTAATTGGGAACACCGCTACGAACCAAACTTTCCGGTCTTCATGTCGGTATCGCGCGATTGCTTGGAATTCTTCCTGACCGAGCACGCGGGCGATTGCCAGCCGGGTGGGCTGATTCACCTGTACGTTCCCGACGTCGACGCCTGGCACGCCGAACTTGTCGGCCGCGGCGTACCGATCAAAGCGCCCCCCAGCGAGACGATCAAGGGACTGCGCGACATGACAGTTATGGACCCGGACGGCAACGCAATCCGCATCTGCACGCGACTTGCGCCGCGCCGCGAATCTCTAAAGTGAGCGATCCACGCCAAAGGAGCCGCTGACCATGCGCGGACCGCGACTGCAAACTGAACGGAAACTCTCGTTCCGGTTGATCGGCCGTCCGCGGTAGAATGCCGTGATGTCCACGACGCCCCCCGCGCGCCGCCGCTGGTTCCAGTTCGGACTGGGCGCGATTTTGATAGTGATCGCCTTGACGGCCTGCTGTCTGGCATGGCTCAGGGCAGAGTTGAACTTCATACGACACCGTCACGCGGCTCGTGAACGTGCGAGTAGAGTTTTCATGGCTCGCGAGGCCGTACTAGTGGGACAGGAACGCCCACAAATCCCGGTCTGGCGCACCATGCTCGGCGACGAGGCCGTTACATGCCTGTGGGTGAAGGCGGACACATCCGACGAAGAATCAGCGCGAACGATTGCCCTGTTCCCCGAGGCTCAGGTACGCTGCCCGCCACATTGGACAAAGGTAACACCATGAAATCTCTGTTGATCATTCTCTCGTTCCGTTGACTGGCCCGCAAAACGTATTACTACCCGTCTTAGCCTCGGTGTGACACCGCTCGCCAGCATTGCTAGCGCCGCGTATACTGGGCCTGACACTGGCTCGGTCGCTCGCCAGGGCGCCGGACATTGCCCTGCACCGCTGGCACGGTGTCGAGTCGCCGCAGGATCTTCACGGCTGATCCGCATGGCCAAGGCTTTGCAACACGAAAGGAATCACCATGGTCGAAGTTTCTACAGAGCATGTGTTGGTCGTGCCCACGGAGTTGTTCCATAGCTTGGGACATTTTCAGGGCTTCTCGCGCGACACGAACCGCTACCTCGACGAGCTGTTGAAGCCGGCCCACATCAGCTACCGTCCGCGCGGGCAGATGGAAGAAGACCCGTCGTTCAAGCAGTTGATTCCTTATTGCGTGTTTCGCCATGTCGACCCGGCCGGCCGGGTCACAGTGTTCGCCTATACGCGCGGCAAGGGGCAAGGCGAAGGGCGCCTGCGCAGTAAACGCAGCGTCGGCATCGGCGGCCATATTTCGTCGGACGATCATCAGGCCGGCACCGGCAATGTCTATCAAGAAGGGTTGCGCCGCGAGCTCGAGGAAGAAGTCTTCATCGAATCCGCCTACACCGAACAGTGCGTCGGCCTGATCAACGACGATGAGACGCCGGTCGGACAGGTGCATCTGGGCGTGGTTCATCTCTTCGACGTCGAAGAGCCCTGCGTCCGTCCGCGCGAAAGCGAGCTCGTCGAATGCGGCTTCCATCCGGTCGACCAACTACTGGCCGATTTGAGCGGCTTTGAAACCTGGTCGCAAATCTGCCTGAAAGCCTTGTTCGGCCGCGCTGATTGACCGAGAAGTGCCATGACGCCAGGCAAATCCCGCTGGCAGATTCGCCTGGGTACGGCCTTGGTCGTCATGACCACTTTGGCGTGCTCTTTCGCCAGCTGGCGGGCCGCGACTCAGACGGACGAAGCAATACTGGCGGAAGTGGCCTATTGCCTGATCGGGTTCTCGTGCGGATTCGCGATCGGTGAAATCTCGTCACGGACCTACCGAGGCGCCTGTGTCGGCGGGCTCTTGGGCATCGTGATCCTCTTCGCTGTCCCCT
Coding sequences within:
- the queA gene encoding tRNA preQ1(34) S-adenosylmethionine ribosyltransferase-isomerase QueA, with the translated sequence MSELSRYDYELPRDLISQRPLSQRSDARLMIVDRSVGTLSHAYVRDLPEVLRAPDCVVVNETLVVPARLVGKRALTGGAWEGLFLTSESARHWRLLAKTRGKPVVGETIMLTNNVGRDDISLRLVERLPGGVWVVEPESDEPTFDLLARVGRVPLPHYIRGGEMTDDDRQSYQTVYARQAGSVAAPTAGLHFSQPLLARLEESGVRICRLVLHVGLDTFRPIAVDALDEHAMHSERGEVDADAVETIRAARAAGGRIVAVGTTTTRVLETAAQTGELQPWSGSTDLFIRPSYKFRAIDALMTNFHLPRTTLLVLVRTFGGEELVMRAYEEAIRERYRFYSYGDAMLIL
- a CDS encoding glyoxalase superfamily protein: MSQQVVPALRITSYERSKKFYVDGLGFQINWEHRYEPNFPVFMSVSRDCLEFFLTEHAGDCQPGGLIHLYVPDVDAWHAELVGRGVPIKAPPSETIKGLRDMTVMDPDGNAIRICTRLAPRRESLK
- a CDS encoding phosphoesterase translates to MVEVSTEHVLVVPTELFHSLGHFQGFSRDTNRYLDELLKPAHISYRPRGQMEEDPSFKQLIPYCVFRHVDPAGRVTVFAYTRGKGQGEGRLRSKRSVGIGGHISSDDHQAGTGNVYQEGLRRELEEEVFIESAYTEQCVGLINDDETPVGQVHLGVVHLFDVEEPCVRPRESELVECGFHPVDQLLADLSGFETWSQICLKALFGRAD